From a region of the Sminthopsis crassicaudata isolate SCR6 chromosome 6, ASM4859323v1, whole genome shotgun sequence genome:
- the LOC141547474 gene encoding olfactory receptor 5D14-like: protein MVIIDSNQTVITTFMLLGFTDYPELKIFLFLVFLVMYIITVIGNLGMILIIKINPKFHTPMYYFLSHLSFVDFCYSSIVTPKLLENLVMKDKSIFYSSCMLQYFLSCTAVVTESFLLAVMAYDRFVAICNPLLYTVVMSQRLCALLVTGSYLWGMFGPFVLLCFALQLTFSGYNIINHFFCEYTALISVSSSDIHVPHLLLFGFATFNEVSTLIIILASYAFIFVTVIKMNSASGRRKAFSTCASHLTAITIFHGTILSLYCVPNSKNSRHTVKVASVFYTVVNPMLNPLIYSLRNKDVKEAFRKLIYRNTFSH from the coding sequence ATGGTGATCATTGACAGCAATCAGACTGTTATTACTACATTTATGTTATTAGGATTCACAGATTATCCAGAACtcaaaatattcctttttctggTGTTCCTGGTCATGTATATCATCACAGTCATAGGAAATCTGGGCATGATcttaattatcaaaattaatcCCAAATTTCACACACCCATGTACTATTTTCTTAGCCATTTGTCCTTTGTGGATTTCTGTTACTCTTCCATTGTCACACCCAAACTTTTGGAGAATTTAGTTATGAAAGACAAAAGCATATTTTATTCCAGTTGCATGCTACAATATTTCTTATCTTGTACAGCCGTGGTTACAGAGTCATTCCTACTTGCTGTGATGGCCTATGACCGCTTTGTGGCCATTTGTAATCCACTTCTCTACACAGTTGTCATGTCTCAGAGGCTTTGTGCCCTGCTGGTGACTGGATCCTATCTTTGGGGCATGTTTGGTCCCTTTGTACTCCTATGCTTTGCTCTACAATTAACCTTTTCTGGCTACAACATCATAAACCACTTTTTCTGTGAATATACTGCTCTcatttctgtttcctcttcagaTATCCATGTCCCACACTTACTGCTTTTTGGTTTTGCTACCTTTAATGAAGTGAGTACCCTCATCATCATCCTTGCctcttatgcttttatttttgtcactGTAATAAAGATGAATTCAGCCAGTGGGAGACGAAAAGCCTTCTCTACTTGTGCCTCCCATCTTACAGCCATCACCATTTTCCATGGTACCATTCTTTCCTTATACTGTGTGCCCAATTCCAAAAACTCAAGGCATACAGTCAAAGTGGCCTCTGTCTTTTATACAGTAGTAAACCCCATGTTGAACCCCCTCATTTACAGCTTGAGGAACAAAGATGTGAAAGAGGCTTTTAGGAAATTGATATACAGAAATACTTTTTCTCATTGA